The following are encoded together in the Phenylobacterium sp. NIBR 498073 genome:
- a CDS encoding S9 family peptidase: MRYASLILAACAALSVTPAAAQVADAPSRVFGPRDLFGLEYASDPQFRPDGGAIAYVRVANDIMTDRGRRAIWLIDPKTGAQSPLIADDRSNSRPRWSPDGQRLAYVVSGPGGPQIHVRWMTSGRSAQVATLEQAPSDLAWSPDGKSLAILMLTADEPAKLGAPLAKPEGASWAPPLKVEDRMTWRADGDGELKPGFSHVFVVSADGGAPRQLTFGKFDANGPLAWSGDGGKVLFSSNRNKDWERNPNESELFSVSATDGALTQLTRRLGPDASPVVSPDGRQIAYLGYDDAARRSYENAQLYVMGADGQGSRSLTAGLDRSIDGAQWSRDGRSLVVSYDDHGVKKLAKVGLDGRIQVLAEGLAGPALDRPYTGGDFSLARDGAVAFTQGSPERPADIAVAGKGPARRLTALNADLFAGKTLGKVEKLAVTSAYDGKPIDAWIVTPPNFDPSKKYPLVLEIHGGPFSAYGPYFSSDNQLYAAAGYVVVYSNPRGSTSYGAAFANEIDKTYPAHDYDDLISVVDAGVAKGFVDPGRLYVTGGSGGGLLTAWIVGKTDRFKAAATQKPVINWTSQVLTVDGANFMADYWFGKMPWEDPQGYWARSPLSLVGHVKTPTLVLVGDRDLRTPVGESEQYYQALRLRGVPTAFVRVPEASHGGLAVRPSQSAARVQAILAWFERYK, encoded by the coding sequence ATGCGTTACGCCAGTCTGATTCTCGCGGCCTGCGCCGCGCTTTCCGTGACGCCCGCCGCGGCCCAGGTCGCCGACGCCCCGTCGCGGGTGTTTGGGCCGCGCGACCTGTTCGGACTCGAGTACGCATCCGATCCCCAGTTCCGCCCCGACGGCGGCGCCATCGCCTATGTGCGGGTCGCGAACGACATCATGACCGACCGCGGTCGCCGCGCGATCTGGCTGATCGATCCCAAGACCGGCGCGCAGAGTCCGTTGATCGCCGACGATCGCTCGAACAGCCGGCCGCGTTGGTCGCCGGACGGGCAGCGCCTGGCCTATGTCGTGTCGGGGCCGGGCGGCCCGCAGATCCACGTCCGCTGGATGACCAGCGGGCGCTCGGCCCAGGTCGCCACCCTGGAGCAGGCGCCGAGCGACCTGGCCTGGTCGCCGGACGGCAAGTCGCTGGCGATCCTGATGCTGACCGCCGATGAGCCGGCCAAGCTGGGCGCGCCGCTGGCCAAGCCTGAAGGCGCGAGCTGGGCGCCGCCGCTGAAGGTCGAAGACCGGATGACCTGGCGCGCCGACGGCGACGGCGAACTGAAGCCCGGCTTTTCCCACGTCTTCGTGGTCTCGGCCGACGGCGGCGCGCCGCGCCAGCTGACCTTCGGCAAGTTCGACGCCAACGGGCCGCTCGCCTGGAGCGGCGACGGCGGCAAGGTGCTGTTCTCGTCCAACCGCAACAAGGACTGGGAGCGCAATCCAAACGAGAGCGAACTCTTCAGCGTCTCGGCGACCGACGGCGCCCTGACCCAGCTGACCCGGCGGTTGGGGCCCGACGCCTCGCCGGTGGTGTCGCCCGACGGGCGACAGATCGCCTATCTCGGCTATGACGACGCCGCGCGGCGCAGCTACGAGAACGCGCAGCTCTATGTGATGGGTGCGGACGGTCAGGGCTCGCGGTCGCTGACCGCCGGCCTGGACCGCAGCATCGACGGCGCGCAATGGTCGCGCGACGGGCGCAGCCTGGTGGTCTCCTACGACGATCACGGCGTGAAGAAGCTGGCCAAGGTGGGGCTGGACGGGAGGATCCAGGTCCTGGCCGAGGGCTTGGCCGGCCCCGCCCTCGACCGGCCCTATACCGGCGGGGACTTCTCGCTGGCGCGGGACGGCGCCGTGGCGTTCACGCAAGGGTCGCCCGAGCGGCCGGCCGACATCGCAGTCGCCGGCAAGGGGCCGGCGCGGCGGCTGACGGCGCTGAACGCCGACCTGTTCGCCGGCAAGACCTTGGGCAAGGTCGAAAAACTGGCGGTGACTTCAGCCTATGACGGCAAGCCGATCGACGCGTGGATCGTCACGCCGCCGAATTTCGACCCGTCGAAGAAGTATCCGCTGGTGCTGGAGATCCACGGCGGGCCGTTCTCGGCCTACGGTCCGTACTTCTCGAGTGACAACCAGCTCTATGCGGCCGCCGGCTACGTGGTGGTCTACTCGAACCCGCGCGGCTCGACGTCATACGGCGCGGCCTTCGCCAACGAGATCGACAAGACCTATCCCGCCCACGACTACGACGACCTGATCAGCGTGGTGGACGCGGGGGTGGCCAAGGGCTTCGTCGACCCGGGCCGGCTCTATGTCACCGGCGGCTCGGGCGGCGGGCTGCTGACCGCCTGGATCGTCGGCAAGACCGACCGGTTCAAGGCCGCGGCGACCCAGAAGCCTGTGATCAACTGGACCAGCCAGGTGCTGACCGTCGACGGGGCCAACTTCATGGCCGACTACTGGTTCGGCAAGATGCCGTGGGAAGACCCGCAAGGGTACTGGGCGCGTTCGCCGCTGTCGCTGGTCGGCCATGTGAAGACCCCGACCCTGGTGCTGGTCGGCGACCGCGACCTGCGCACGCCCGTGGGCGAGTCCGAGCAGTACTATCAGGCCCTGCGCCTGCGCGGGGTGCCGACGGCTTTCGTCCGCGTGCCCGAGGCCTCGCATGGGGGGCTGGCGGTGCGCCCCTCGCAGTCGGCGGCGCGGGTCCAGGCGATCCTCGCCTGGTTCGAACGCTACAAGTAG
- a CDS encoding YafY family protein has protein sequence MRRADRLFQIIQIMRRARAPITADAIAEELETSKRTVYRDIATLMGQRVPIRGEAGMGYVLDQGFDLPPLMLTPDEIEAAVLGAQWVASRGDPSLARAAQDLIAKIGASVPERLRPYVLEPAGRAVPGWRTAPPDQLDMAQVRAAIRAGRKITLHYRDEQDRESRRTVWPVTVGYHETVRMLVAWCELRTDFRNFRTDRVVAAEFLEDRYPDRPSLLRARWRQALEEERRRHHEQYEAQRDQRAAPSA, from the coding sequence ATGCGTCGCGCCGATCGCCTGTTTCAGATCATCCAGATCATGCGCCGGGCGCGTGCGCCGATCACCGCCGACGCCATCGCCGAGGAGCTCGAGACCTCCAAGCGCACGGTCTATCGCGACATCGCCACCTTGATGGGCCAGCGGGTGCCGATCCGCGGCGAGGCCGGCATGGGTTATGTCCTCGACCAGGGTTTCGACCTGCCGCCGCTGATGCTGACCCCCGACGAGATCGAGGCCGCCGTGCTCGGGGCCCAGTGGGTGGCCAGCCGCGGCGACCCCTCCCTGGCCCGCGCCGCCCAGGACCTGATCGCCAAAATCGGCGCCTCGGTGCCCGAACGCCTGCGCCCCTACGTGCTGGAGCCGGCCGGCCGCGCCGTTCCAGGCTGGCGCACCGCCCCGCCCGACCAGCTCGACATGGCCCAGGTCCGCGCCGCCATCCGCGCCGGCCGCAAGATCACCCTGCACTATCGCGACGAGCAGGACCGCGAGAGCCGCCGCACCGTCTGGCCGGTCACCGTCGGCTATCACGAGACGGTGCGGATGCTGGTCGCCTGGTGCGAACTGCGGACCGACTTCCGCAACTTCCGCACCGACCGGGTGGTCGCCGCCGAGTTCCTCGAAGACCGCTATCCCGACCGTCCGTCCCTGCTGCGGGCCCGCTGGCGCCAGGCGCTGGAGGAGGAACGTCGCCGCCACCACGAACAGTACGAGGCGCAGCGCGACCAGCGGGCCGCGCCTAGCGCCTAG